A stretch of Bacteroidales bacterium DNA encodes these proteins:
- the prmC gene encoding peptide chain release factor N(5)-glutamine methyltransferase: MMQLKVLRDKMVQELVAIYPEKECYNLVNSLIFSVTGIEKKEIPLDPGRIIEEDIENLLSQGLHELLGHKPVQYVTGIAYFYGLELAVNPSVLIPRTETEELVKWVADDHKDKTGSNVLDIGTGSGCIILALGRLLKQPHLTALDISENAIKTASGNADRSGIRVDFKKINILDESEWDELGIYDLIVSNPPYVRESEKSLMQSNVLDFEPSQALFVPDDDPLLFYRAIAGFSRQHLSGNGKLYLEINENLGKEAVFLLKNEGYAEIFLKKDMQEKDRMIRCCLLAE; the protein is encoded by the coding sequence ATGATGCAACTTAAAGTGCTAAGGGATAAGATGGTACAAGAGTTAGTAGCGATCTACCCTGAAAAAGAATGTTATAATCTTGTCAACAGCCTGATCTTTTCGGTCACCGGGATAGAAAAGAAAGAGATCCCCCTTGATCCCGGAAGGATAATTGAAGAAGATATTGAAAACCTACTTTCCCAGGGTTTACATGAGTTGCTCGGGCATAAGCCTGTCCAATATGTAACGGGGATAGCTTACTTTTACGGCCTTGAACTTGCAGTTAATCCTTCCGTGCTGATACCCCGGACTGAAACGGAAGAGCTGGTAAAATGGGTGGCTGATGATCATAAAGATAAAACAGGTTCGAATGTCCTGGATATTGGTACCGGCAGCGGCTGTATTATTCTGGCCCTGGGCAGGCTTTTGAAGCAGCCCCATTTAACGGCTCTCGACATTTCTGAAAATGCTATCAAAACCGCATCAGGGAATGCAGATAGATCTGGTATCAGGGTGGACTTCAAAAAGATTAATATCCTGGATGAGAGCGAATGGGATGAATTGGGGATTTACGACCTGATCGTGAGTAACCCGCCTTATGTCAGGGAATCCGAAAAAAGCCTGATGCAGTCTAATGTTCTGGATTTTGAACCGTCACAGGCACTTTTCGTCCCTGATGATGACCCCCTGCTTTTCTACCGGGCGATTGCCGGATTCTCAAGGCAGCATCTGTCCGGAAACGGGAAGCTTTACCTGGAGATCAATGAAAATCTTGGTAAAGAGGCCGTCTTTCTTTTAAAAAATGAAGGATATGCTGAAATCTTCCTGAAAAAGGATATGCAGGAAAAAGACCGGATGATAAGGTGTTGTTTACTGGCTGAATAA
- a CDS encoding sodium:solute symporter family protein: MTNSFNLAWIDYTVMIIYFLFVLGIGWALKKYMKDAKSFLEAGRSMPAWVAGLAFISTNLGALEVMGMTGSGVKYGMLTTHFYWVGAIPAMVFLALFMMPFYYGSKARSVPEYLKLRFDEKTRGLNAILFAVMTILASGISMYALAILMEKVLGWNFHMSLVLSAAVVLGYTYLGGLSSAIYNEVLQFFIIVLGLLPVVFLSMKDVGGWSGLQDQLAPIVTAKGFAADTWTTTWKYTGTAIANPMGVEWYSIFAGLGFVLSFGYWCTNFLIVQRAMSAHSTVAARNTPLIGAFPKMFVPFLIILPGIVALVLLNTPGKGFSLPLNEAGQPIYDYTIIMLLKQYLPAGVLGLGITALLASFMSGMAGNVSAFNTVWTYDIYQSYIRPLTGNKAADEKHYLGVGRLATIFGVIVSIAAAYLASLFGNIMDFVQTIFSMINAPLFAVIFLGMFWKRTTGHAAFAGLLAGFLIALLHHGLTFPAGADTLVKGGWIAHVHAYPVEMAQNFWTAIFACATSSIVAVGLSLVTVQKKSNTELKGLVYSLTPKLQEEVVPWYQRSTTLAIAVLAIATLLTILFW, translated from the coding sequence ATGACAAACAGCTTTAATCTCGCATGGATCGATTACACGGTCATGATCATCTACTTCCTTTTCGTGCTCGGCATAGGTTGGGCCCTGAAAAAGTACATGAAGGACGCAAAGTCTTTTCTGGAGGCAGGGCGTTCTATGCCTGCCTGGGTGGCAGGTCTTGCATTTATTTCCACAAACCTTGGCGCTCTCGAAGTGATGGGGATGACGGGTTCCGGGGTTAAATACGGGATGCTCACAACGCATTTTTACTGGGTCGGAGCCATACCTGCCATGGTTTTTCTTGCCCTGTTCATGATGCCGTTCTATTACGGCTCCAAGGCCAGATCGGTGCCGGAATACCTTAAGTTAAGGTTTGACGAGAAAACCCGCGGGTTAAATGCCATCCTGTTTGCCGTGATGACGATCCTGGCTTCCGGAATTTCCATGTATGCACTTGCTATTCTTATGGAGAAAGTGCTCGGATGGAATTTCCACATGAGCCTGGTCTTATCAGCAGCCGTCGTGTTGGGGTATACCTATTTGGGCGGGCTTTCGTCAGCCATTTACAACGAAGTGCTCCAGTTCTTCATTATAGTGCTGGGATTGCTGCCGGTTGTTTTCCTGAGTATGAAGGATGTCGGCGGTTGGTCGGGATTACAGGACCAACTGGCACCGATAGTAACAGCTAAAGGGTTTGCGGCTGACACCTGGACCACTACCTGGAAGTATACCGGGACAGCCATTGCTAACCCTATGGGGGTTGAATGGTACAGCATCTTTGCCGGCCTGGGCTTTGTGCTGTCATTTGGTTATTGGTGCACCAACTTCCTCATTGTCCAGCGTGCCATGTCGGCTCATTCCACTGTTGCAGCCCGCAACACCCCCCTGATCGGAGCTTTCCCGAAGATGTTCGTGCCATTCCTTATCATTTTGCCGGGTATTGTGGCATTGGTGCTTTTAAATACGCCGGGAAAAGGGTTCTCATTACCTTTAAATGAAGCCGGACAACCGATTTATGATTACACGATCATCATGCTGCTCAAGCAATATCTTCCCGCCGGTGTGCTGGGACTTGGGATTACTGCCTTGCTGGCCTCCTTCATGTCGGGAATGGCAGGCAACGTATCGGCCTTTAATACAGTTTGGACCTATGATATTTACCAGAGCTATATTCGCCCGTTAACCGGAAATAAAGCTGCCGATGAAAAGCATTACCTGGGTGTCGGACGTTTAGCCACCATTTTTGGCGTTATTGTCAGTATAGCCGCTGCTTACCTGGCGAGCCTCTTCGGCAACATCATGGATTTTGTGCAAACGATCTTCTCTATGATCAATGCACCGCTGTTTGCCGTTATCTTCCTGGGGATGTTCTGGAAACGCACTACCGGTCATGCCGCTTTCGCAGGACTGCTGGCCGGCTTCCTGATCGCCCTGCTTCACCACGGGTTGACCTTTCCTGCAGGGGCGGATACTCTTGTTAAAGGGGGATGGATCGCGCATGTTCACGCCTATCCCGTTGAAATGGCGCAGAACTTCTGGACTGCAATATTCGCCTGTGCCACCAGCTCAATAGTTGCTGTTGGCTTATCACTGGTCACCGTGCAAAAGAAATCCAATACCGAGCTTAAAGGCCTTGTATATTCACTGACCCCGAAGCTCCAGGAAGAGGTGGTCCCCTGGTACCAGCGTTCCACCACCCTGGCCATAGCAGTGCTGGCTATTGCTACGTTGCTGACAATATTGTTCTGGTAA
- a CDS encoding IS1595 family transposase, translating into METREIFSGVNSIKFNQRFKTDEDCYSYIAAIKWEKGYSCRKCGHLKYIPGKKPFSRRCSKCKYDESPTAGTMFDKTKFSLLIAFHIVFKIVTKKKGMSSLELSHEFELRQKTCWEFKWKIQQAMQSSLMYPLQGEVHVDELWIGGPEQIKRGRSIGSKKLVVLALEKLSDGVGRAYAQVIEHASAKEFRGFFDNHISKSAKILTDEWKGYSPLKKEYPGLEQRKSEDGNSFIDLHVHIMNLKGWLRGIHHHCSKERLQGYLDEYHYRYNRRNNMDTIFDLLLKKMVINEPIRLSMSISEG; encoded by the coding sequence ATGGAAACAAGAGAAATTTTCAGCGGTGTGAACTCAATCAAATTTAATCAACGGTTTAAAACAGATGAAGATTGTTACTCTTACATAGCAGCAATCAAATGGGAAAAGGGTTATAGTTGCAGGAAGTGTGGTCACCTAAAATATATTCCTGGGAAGAAACCATTTTCAAGACGCTGTTCAAAATGTAAATATGATGAAAGCCCCACAGCAGGAACAATGTTTGATAAAACCAAGTTTTCATTATTAATCGCGTTCCACATTGTTTTTAAAATTGTGACAAAGAAAAAAGGGATGTCGTCATTAGAATTAAGTCATGAATTTGAGTTAAGGCAAAAGACTTGCTGGGAGTTTAAATGGAAGATACAGCAAGCGATGCAAAGTAGTTTAATGTATCCACTTCAAGGTGAAGTTCATGTAGATGAATTATGGATCGGGGGGCCTGAGCAAATAAAAAGAGGTCGGAGTATAGGATCCAAAAAACTCGTTGTTTTAGCTTTAGAAAAATTATCTGATGGGGTTGGACGTGCCTATGCACAAGTAATAGAACATGCATCAGCAAAAGAATTCAGAGGATTTTTCGATAACCATATTTCAAAGAGCGCAAAAATACTAACCGATGAATGGAAAGGATACAGTCCATTAAAAAAGGAGTATCCAGGTCTTGAACAACGGAAATCAGAAGATGGTAATTCTTTTATTGACCTGCATGTTCATATCATGAATTTAAAAGGTTGGTTGAGAGGAATACACCATCATTGCAGTAAAGAAAGATTACAAGGTTATCTGGATGAATACCATTATAGATACAACAGAAGAAATAATATGGACACAATCTTCGATTTGCTCCTTAAAAAGATGGTTATAAATGAACCGATTCGTTTGTCTATGAGTATTTCGGAGGGATAA
- a CDS encoding DUF3298 and DUF4163 domain-containing protein, with product MIRGIISFITAFLAVITCYAQTAFYKHLEGKVGNNINIVLDMVVTGEKLGGYYYYFFDDKSGDDAWTHYGKSMPVYGQISSSNDFEFSEFDPEVKGAIFKGTLKDGIISGKWINADGKKQLPFTATETYPLGTMAFRVVYMNDKTLLTGKANSPVASLNLSLLLPVDYPVDHVADSVTAFVYEDFFEKESLGADPAILFNETREQYFTNYKTSNADIYQEGAASFDWKKIKEMRILHNEHEILSIECYNYGFTGGAHGLSVSKFRVIDLKDGHQISLGEIFRKDYDNDLRDIINFAARKKYNLERNQSLVEAGFFSEFIDAGPNFYITKDGIGFYYNQYEIAPFALGPIDIFVNYQELMRILNPETPVFRLISPY from the coding sequence ATGATCAGAGGCATTATATCTTTTATTACGGCTTTTCTCGCGGTCATAACCTGCTACGCACAGACTGCATTTTATAAACACCTGGAAGGTAAAGTCGGGAACAACATCAATATTGTTCTTGATATGGTCGTTACAGGTGAAAAGCTCGGGGGTTATTACTATTATTTTTTTGATGATAAATCTGGTGATGACGCCTGGACCCATTATGGAAAGTCGATGCCGGTCTATGGACAAATAAGTTCTTCGAACGATTTTGAATTCAGCGAGTTTGATCCTGAAGTTAAAGGTGCCATCTTCAAAGGTACTTTGAAAGACGGGATTATTTCGGGTAAGTGGATCAATGCCGACGGGAAAAAACAGCTTCCGTTCACAGCCACAGAAACTTATCCATTAGGAACGATGGCATTCCGCGTCGTATACATGAATGACAAGACTTTACTGACTGGAAAGGCAAATTCGCCTGTTGCATCTTTGAACCTGAGCCTGTTATTACCGGTCGATTACCCGGTAGATCATGTTGCTGACTCAGTAACAGCTTTTGTCTATGAAGACTTTTTCGAAAAAGAATCCCTGGGTGCTGATCCGGCAATCCTGTTCAATGAGACCCGTGAACAATACTTCACAAATTATAAAACCAGCAATGCGGATATTTACCAGGAAGGCGCCGCATCTTTCGACTGGAAGAAAATCAAGGAGATGAGGATCCTTCATAATGAGCATGAAATATTATCAATAGAATGTTATAATTATGGTTTTACAGGCGGGGCGCATGGCCTTTCCGTATCAAAATTCCGGGTGATCGATCTGAAGGACGGGCATCAGATCAGCCTGGGTGAAATTTTCCGGAAAGATTATGATAATGACCTCAGGGACATCATCAATTTTGCCGCCCGCAAAAAGTACAATCTCGAACGGAATCAGAGCCTTGTGGAAGCAGGCTTTTTCAGCGAATTTATCGATGCCGGGCCTAATTTTTATATCACCAAGGATGGCATAGGCTTTTATTACAACCAGTATGAAATAGCTCCCTTTGCATTGGGGCCGATTGACATTTTCGTTAACTACCAGGAATTAATGAGAATCCTGAACCCTGAAACCCCCGTCTTCCGGTTGATTTCACCATATTAG
- a CDS encoding galactose mutarotase, with the protein MKTFRNLAIILSITFPVYLFISCGAPVNKSNEPVQKNVPMIKITKSNYGKVEGKDVFLFTLTANDGTKAQITNYGGIVTSLFVPDRNGNPGDVVLGFDSLQGYLNGHPYFGCIVGRCANRIAGAKFELDGKTYQLAKNIGDNHLHGGISGFDKKVWEAREIVQGDEAGVELTYVSPGGEEGYPGELKVRVIYMLTQDRELKILYFAETDRPTPVNLTHHGYFNLKGAGNGDILDHELMIHADRYNVVNDQLLPTGELRPVTGTPMDFRQPKLIGRDMPQVEGGYDHNFALNTDGSLVKAAILKESSTGRWMEVYTTQPGMQFYGGNFLDGTITGKNGKPYFKHYGLCLETQHFPDSPNQPGFPSTILRPGETFQSETIYKFGISP; encoded by the coding sequence ATGAAAACATTTAGAAATCTGGCGATAATACTAAGTATTACATTTCCTGTTTATTTGTTCATCAGCTGTGGAGCTCCTGTTAATAAGAGTAATGAACCTGTTCAAAAAAATGTTCCCATGATTAAAATCACAAAATCAAATTATGGTAAAGTTGAAGGAAAAGATGTGTTCCTTTTTACCCTGACTGCAAACGATGGAACAAAAGCTCAGATAACGAATTATGGGGGAATTGTCACTTCATTGTTCGTGCCTGACCGTAACGGGAACCCGGGAGATGTCGTACTTGGCTTTGACAGCCTGCAGGGCTACCTGAACGGTCATCCTTACTTCGGCTGCATCGTGGGGCGATGTGCCAACCGTATTGCCGGAGCAAAATTCGAACTGGATGGAAAAACATACCAATTGGCTAAAAATATCGGCGATAATCATTTGCATGGCGGGATCAGCGGGTTTGATAAAAAAGTATGGGAAGCCCGCGAAATCGTTCAGGGTGATGAGGCCGGCGTTGAACTGACTTACGTCAGCCCCGGCGGTGAAGAAGGATACCCCGGTGAGCTGAAGGTCAGGGTCATTTATATGCTCACCCAGGACCGGGAACTTAAAATCCTGTACTTTGCTGAAACCGACAGGCCAACCCCGGTCAACCTTACCCATCATGGATATTTTAACCTTAAAGGGGCCGGAAATGGCGACATCCTGGATCATGAACTGATGATCCATGCTGACCGTTATAATGTTGTCAATGATCAGCTTTTGCCTACCGGGGAATTAAGGCCGGTAACCGGCACACCGATGGATTTCCGGCAGCCAAAGCTTATCGGCCGGGATATGCCACAGGTCGAAGGTGGCTATGACCATAATTTTGCCCTTAATACTGACGGATCACTGGTTAAGGCCGCGATTCTCAAAGAATCATCTACCGGCAGATGGATGGAGGTTTACACCACTCAGCCAGGCATGCAGTTCTATGGCGGCAATTTCCTTGATGGCACTATCACCGGTAAAAACGGTAAGCCCTATTTCAAACACTATGGGTTGTGCCTCGAAACACAGCACTTTCCTGATTCTCCAAATCAGCCGGGCTTTCCAAGTACTATTTTGCGCCCTGGTGAAACTTTCCAGTCTGAAACCATTTATAAATTCGGCATATCGCCTTAG